One Amaranthus tricolor cultivar Red isolate AtriRed21 chromosome 10, ASM2621246v1, whole genome shotgun sequence genomic window carries:
- the LOC130825810 gene encoding peroxidase 5-like yields the protein MSQIRKCPEISKNSIYYSVMLFLSLSISISVSKAELQRGYYMQSCPMAEFIIKDEVQRAYYSNRGYAAGLVRLHFHDCFVRGCDASVLLESTPGNKAEKDDPANNPSLRGFEVIDNAKARLEDICPGVVSCADIIAYAARDSVELSGGYGYDVPGGRRDGRISLASDIIKNLPPAFGDAQLMTKIFAAKKLTQDQMVILSGAHTIGRAHCNSFSNSRLYNFSISTAQDPSMNSVYAAQLKQQCPSGNDGANIIVPMDPVSPFVSDTAYYNNILNNRGLFTSDQSLLSDPSTAKLVYQYARNPSLWGRKFADAMVAMGQIEVLTGNQGEIRANCRVVN from the exons atgagCCAAATTAGGAAATGTCCtgaaatttctaaaaatagtatatattattcagTTATGTTGTTTTTAAGCcttagtattagtattagtgtCTCAAAAGCTGAACTTCAACGTGGGTATTATATGCAGTCATGCCCCATGGCTGAATTTATAATCAAAGATGAGGTTCAACGAGCATATTATAGCAATAGGGGATATGCTGCTGGCCTTGTAAGGTTGCACTTTCATGATTGTTTTGTCCGA GGATGTGATGCGTCAGTGCTGCTAGAATCAACTCCAGGAAACAAAGCTGAGAAAGATGACCCGGCTAATAATCCGAGCCTACGAGGATTTGAGGTCATTGATAATGCAAAGGCTCGACTTGAAGATATATGCCCCGGAGTTGTGTCATGTGCTGATATAATAGCTTACGCTGCTAGAGACAGTGTGGAACTG AGTGGAGGATATGGTTATGATGTTCCTGGTGGAAGAAGAGATGGAAGGATATCCCTAGCTTCAGACATAATCAAGAACTTGCCTCCAGCATTTGGTGATGCCCAACTCATGACTAAAATATTTGCTGCCAAAAAATTGACACAAGATCAAATGGTTATCCTATCAG GGGCTCATACAATAGGCCGCGCACACTGTAATTCATTCAGTAACAGCCGGCTATACAATTTCAGCATATCAACAGCACAAGACCCCAGTATGAACTCTGTGTATGCAGCTCAATTGAAGCAGCAATGTCCATCAGGAAATGATGGGGCTAACATTATTGTTCCGATGGATCCAGTTAGCCCATTTGTTTCTGATACTGCATACTACAATAACATACTTAATAACCGCGGTTTGTTTACATCTGATCAATCACTGTTATCAGACCCGAGTACTGCAAAACTTGTTTACCAGTATGCAAGAAATCCATCGCTTTGGGGAAGAAAGTTTGCTGATGCTATGGTCGCCATGGGTCAGATTGAGGTTCTAACCGGGAATCAAGGGGAAATCCGTGCAAATTGTAGGGTAGTTAATTAA